The following proteins are encoded in a genomic region of Sulfurimonas sp. HSL3-7:
- a CDS encoding type II secretion system F family protein → MKHFTVTVLARGKKTEHRLYAEGKKEAHYMAKVKFPGILVKVEESSPPLEEQFAQFKANLFKNAKKKKLKPDSQIAAINQLAVMTNAGISIHDSLAELADATEDKTLKEILSKCGEDINAGSSLYNAMNNFRSQLGGLTLAMVELGEKTGNMAEALAKLAVMLEEIRMNVIKFKKAMAYPRNVMIAMAVAFSILLSFVVPQFKEIFEQLGANLPLPTRILMFLSDMLTQYGLFVLAGIAVIYLVIKYMIDHNREFRYGFHQFLLRLYLIKGIILYSTLNRFTLVFSELVRSGIPIAEALDTAINMTDNLPLKEKLTTVRSAVEKGSTLHEGLEETGLFENMIISMVSAGEQSGQLDTMLNKVTEYYKMRFDKIIDGLQEAIEPVMLGIIAVMVLMLALGIFLPMWSLGDAAMGRG, encoded by the coding sequence ATGAAACATTTTACAGTAACGGTACTTGCTCGCGGGAAAAAAACAGAGCATAGATTATACGCTGAAGGCAAGAAAGAAGCCCACTATATGGCCAAGGTCAAATTTCCGGGCATATTAGTAAAAGTTGAAGAGAGTTCGCCCCCGCTGGAAGAGCAGTTTGCCCAGTTCAAAGCCAATCTTTTTAAAAATGCTAAAAAGAAAAAACTCAAACCGGATTCTCAAATAGCTGCGATCAACCAGTTGGCGGTTATGACCAATGCGGGTATTTCGATACATGATTCACTTGCGGAACTTGCCGATGCGACAGAAGATAAAACACTCAAAGAGATTCTGAGTAAATGTGGTGAGGATATTAATGCCGGTTCAAGTCTCTATAATGCAATGAACAACTTCCGATCTCAACTTGGCGGTCTTACGCTAGCGATGGTCGAGCTCGGTGAAAAGACAGGTAACATGGCTGAGGCATTGGCAAAACTTGCTGTCATGCTCGAAGAGATCCGTATGAATGTAATCAAATTTAAAAAAGCAATGGCCTATCCGCGTAATGTTATGATCGCAATGGCTGTTGCATTTAGTATATTGCTTTCTTTTGTTGTGCCTCAGTTTAAAGAGATCTTCGAACAACTTGGGGCGAATCTACCATTGCCGACAAGAATATTGATGTTCCTTTCTGATATGCTGACACAGTACGGTCTTTTTGTTTTGGCAGGCATTGCTGTTATCTATCTCGTCATTAAATATATGATTGATCATAATAGAGAGTTCCGATACGGTTTTCATCAATTTCTTCTAAGACTGTATTTAATAAAAGGCATTATTCTCTATTCAACACTAAACCGTTTTACTCTCGTCTTCTCTGAACTGGTCCGTTCCGGTATTCCGATAGCTGAAGCGCTTGATACCGCCATTAACATGACGGACAACCTCCCCTTAAAAGAGAAATTGACAACAGTGCGTAGTGCTGTTGAAAAGGGAAGTACATTGCACGAGGGTCTTGAAGAAACGGGGCTTTTTGAGAACATGATCATTTCAATGGTCTCGGCAGGTGAGCAATCAGGCCAGTTGGATACGATGCTCAACAAAGTAACAGAGTATTATAAAATGCGATTTGACAAAATCATCGACGGTCTGCAAGAAGCGATTGAGCCGGTTATGCTCGGTATTATTGCGGTGATGGTATTGATGCTTGCACTCGGTATTTTCTTGCCAATGTGGAGCTTGGGTGATGCGGCAATGGGACGTGGTTAG
- a CDS encoding ATP-binding protein, translating into MDIVDAKDYVQLDRNAAVYHGLKEAVKKPLKMILVFGKPGTGKSMMLNKLYKELSPQQKVTYIQTPIIDESEFFKVMAYEVFQFNSPSPLNFTQFIEISNYYAMETTPIVILDEAQLYSESLMEKIRLISDSRKVKFIFALHKTEKEDLIAKEHFKTRIWESQELQNATPSELTIYIQKKLLRANYFDIANMFTEKSVRHIHQFTDGNYRDTNKLLYSLFEICSWYEENRPSKLNFTSMPTKLIEMAAIHIGFIDA; encoded by the coding sequence ATGGACATTGTCGATGCAAAAGACTATGTCCAGCTTGACCGCAATGCCGCTGTCTATCATGGGCTTAAAGAGGCTGTAAAAAAGCCTCTGAAAATGATTCTTGTTTTTGGAAAACCGGGAACAGGGAAAAGTATGATGCTTAATAAGCTCTACAAAGAACTTTCTCCACAACAAAAAGTTACCTATATCCAGACACCCATTATTGACGAAAGCGAATTTTTCAAGGTCATGGCCTATGAGGTTTTTCAATTCAATTCACCATCTCCTCTTAATTTCACTCAGTTTATTGAGATTTCGAATTATTATGCAATGGAGACGACACCCATTGTAATTCTTGATGAGGCACAACTTTATTCGGAATCACTCATGGAGAAGATACGATTAATATCAGACTCCAGAAAGGTCAAATTCATTTTTGCATTACACAAAACTGAGAAAGAAGACCTAATAGCCAAGGAACATTTCAAAACACGTATTTGGGAGAGCCAAGAGTTACAAAATGCCACGCCGTCTGAGTTGACTATTTATATCCAGAAGAAACTCTTACGGGCCAACTATTTTGATATAGCCAATATGTTTACTGAAAAGAGTGTACGCCATATCCACCAATTCACCGATGGCAACTACCGTGACACGAATAAGTTACTTTATTCACTCTTTGAGATCTGCAGTTGGTACGAAGAGAACAGACCTTCTAAATTGAACTTCACATCCATGCCGACAAAACTGATAGAGATGGCTGCCATTCATATAGGGTTTATCGATGCTTGA
- a CDS encoding CDC27 family protein — protein sequence MLDVLELEKRWFRYRLKKILPLLITAVILLTVGTATSYLYIAYPDMIKNLVENEQSVVQKTRPIVETNITIKSVPPKRLSIDDEQNILRPSLNFMYNIEDQVINYTNTEVIKTASAAKEIKTQQSVKAKSTPKSAVQTEKKTTSVPKQHTKVAKVQKKQPTAKKVVKVAEPVKEVVKVVEPVKEVVLVKENTIVAKKEPETLFVQIDHKQISDNELNSVIKRFEKQNKPALSLFIAKKYYEQGNYKEAYNYALKTNNLNPDIEDSILIFCRSLVKLGRKEEAVTTLQAYLQKTYSVQASILLNEIQLGKFK from the coding sequence ATGCTTGATGTATTAGAACTTGAAAAAAGATGGTTTCGTTACCGCTTAAAAAAAATATTGCCGTTGCTCATAACCGCTGTAATATTATTAACGGTCGGTACTGCAACTTCTTATCTTTATATTGCCTATCCCGACATGATAAAGAATCTCGTCGAAAACGAGCAGTCTGTAGTACAGAAAACACGTCCTATTGTAGAAACGAATATTACAATCAAGAGTGTTCCTCCTAAGAGATTATCGATAGATGATGAACAAAACATTCTAAGACCTTCTCTTAATTTTATGTACAACATTGAAGATCAGGTCATTAACTATACGAACACTGAAGTCATTAAAACTGCTTCTGCCGCTAAAGAAATAAAGACACAACAATCTGTTAAAGCCAAAAGCACACCAAAATCAGCCGTACAAACAGAGAAAAAGACAACAAGCGTGCCGAAGCAGCATACCAAAGTTGCCAAAGTACAGAAAAAGCAACCTACTGCGAAAAAAGTCGTCAAGGTAGCAGAACCTGTAAAAGAGGTCGTCAAGGTAGTTGAACCTGTAAAAGAGGTTGTTCTTGTTAAAGAGAATACGATTGTTGCCAAAAAAGAGCCTGAAACACTTTTCGTTCAAATCGATCACAAACAGATATCCGATAACGAGCTTAACAGCGTAATCAAACGTTTTGAAAAGCAGAACAAACCGGCTTTGAGCCTCTTTATAGCTAAAAAATATTACGAGCAAGGCAATTATAAAGAAGCCTATAACTATGCCTTGAAAACAAATAATCTTAACCCTGATATTGAAGACAGTATTCTTATATTTTGTAGATCCTTGGTAAAATTAGGCAGAAAAGAGGAAGCGGTCACAACATTACAGGCCTATTTACAAAAAACATATTCCGTTCAAGCGTCAATATTACTCAATGAAATTCAACTAGGAAAATTTAAATGA
- a CDS encoding valine--tRNA ligase, whose amino-acid sequence MAEETKQAPTTYDPKTIEERYYKIWEERGYFEIDGNKSIQQENKNFAIMMPPPNVTGRLHIGHSLTFTLQDIITRYKRMDGYRTLWQPGTDHAGIATQNVVEKQLLAEGTTKEELGREKFLERVWKWKEESGGIMVGQLRKMGVSPAWSRERFTMDEGLKNAVKESFVHLYNEGLIVRGNYMVNWCTHDGALSDIEVEHEEHAGKFYHMNYQLADGSGHITVATTRPETYFGDSAVMVHPDDARYKELVGKKVKLPLLDREITVIADEHVDMEFGTGIVKVTPAHDQNDYEVGKRHDLEFITVFDEKGILNDFAGEFKGLERLEARDIIVKRLEEEGFIEKIEDHVHQVGHCYRCHNVVEPYISKQWFVRSEVAKKSIEKTNSGEAQFFPPHWINSYNAWMGDLRDWCISRQLWWGHRIPVFYCDDCGHEWASQEDAPAACPKCASKNFTQDPDVLDTWFSSALWPFSTLGWGNGDSEMDRTFSSQDLKDFYPNSLLITGFDILFFWVARMMMMGETFMEKLPFNHIYLHALVRDEHGQKMSKSKGNVIDPLDMVEKYSADALRFTLAISAAQGRDIRMSQEKLEQSRNFTNKLYNASKFLQMNVETFADLADTEVSTPLGRYMLSRYNVAVAETREFIDEYRFNDAATTLYRFLWNEFCDWGIELSKASKESIPELGAIFKESMKLLHPFMPFMTEYLYHSLSGSSLENGESIMITKYPTSTTVHDNNIEDQFDIIMDTIIAIRRAKVLVDMGNQRIEKAFVKIDPSAENMMAPFIEKLAKVETITFTNEKVQDAVGDVGKYVEVFIPTESIDLEPIINRLTKQSEKLDKEIAKLKGMLSNKKFVDNAPEAVIAQNEAALEDAQSKQQKIIDQLDSLQG is encoded by the coding sequence ATGGCAGAAGAGACGAAACAAGCACCGACGACCTACGATCCGAAGACAATAGAAGAGCGCTATTACAAGATCTGGGAAGAGCGCGGATATTTTGAAATCGACGGCAACAAGAGTATCCAGCAGGAGAACAAAAACTTTGCGATCATGATGCCGCCGCCGAACGTCACCGGACGTCTGCATATCGGCCACTCACTCACCTTCACCCTTCAGGACATCATCACCCGTTACAAACGCATGGATGGCTACCGCACCCTCTGGCAGCCGGGAACAGACCATGCCGGTATCGCGACGCAAAACGTTGTGGAAAAGCAGCTTCTTGCCGAAGGAACGACAAAAGAGGAGCTCGGACGCGAGAAGTTTCTTGAGCGCGTCTGGAAGTGGAAAGAGGAGTCCGGCGGGATCATGGTCGGCCAGCTTCGAAAGATGGGTGTCTCCCCTGCCTGGAGCCGTGAGCGTTTTACCATGGACGAGGGGCTGAAAAACGCTGTTAAAGAGTCTTTTGTCCATCTCTATAACGAGGGGCTGATCGTCCGCGGCAACTACATGGTCAACTGGTGTACCCATGACGGCGCCCTCTCTGATATCGAGGTCGAACACGAAGAGCATGCCGGCAAGTTCTACCATATGAACTACCAGCTCGCCGACGGTTCGGGCCACATCACCGTGGCGACAACGCGTCCGGAGACCTACTTCGGCGACAGTGCTGTCATGGTCCATCCTGATGATGCACGCTATAAAGAGCTCGTCGGCAAAAAGGTCAAGCTGCCGCTGCTCGATCGCGAGATCACGGTCATCGCCGACGAACACGTCGATATGGAGTTCGGTACCGGTATTGTCAAGGTCACCCCTGCCCACGACCAAAATGACTACGAGGTCGGCAAACGCCACGACCTCGAGTTCATCACCGTCTTCGACGAAAAAGGGATCCTCAACGACTTCGCCGGCGAGTTCAAGGGACTCGAACGTCTCGAAGCGCGCGACATCATCGTCAAACGTCTTGAGGAAGAGGGCTTCATCGAGAAGATCGAAGACCACGTCCACCAGGTCGGCCACTGCTACCGCTGCCACAACGTCGTCGAGCCGTACATCTCCAAACAGTGGTTTGTCCGCTCCGAGGTCGCCAAGAAATCGATAGAGAAGACCAACAGCGGCGAAGCGCAGTTCTTTCCGCCGCACTGGATCAACTCCTACAACGCCTGGATGGGTGATCTTCGTGACTGGTGTATCTCCCGTCAACTCTGGTGGGGCCACCGTATCCCGGTCTTCTACTGCGACGACTGCGGCCACGAATGGGCTTCCCAGGAAGACGCACCGGCTGCCTGTCCGAAATGTGCAAGCAAGAACTTTACGCAGGATCCTGATGTGCTTGACACCTGGTTCTCCTCGGCACTTTGGCCGTTTTCGACACTGGGCTGGGGCAACGGAGACAGCGAGATGGACCGCACTTTCAGTTCCCAGGATCTGAAGGATTTCTATCCGAACTCCCTGCTGATTACCGGTTTCGATATCCTCTTCTTCTGGGTTGCCAGAATGATGATGATGGGCGAGACCTTTATGGAGAAACTGCCGTTCAACCACATCTACCTGCATGCCCTGGTACGTGACGAGCATGGCCAGAAGATGTCAAAATCCAAGGGCAATGTCATCGATCCGCTTGATATGGTCGAAAAGTACAGCGCCGATGCCCTTCGCTTCACTCTTGCCATCTCAGCCGCACAGGGCCGTGATATCCGTATGAGCCAGGAGAAGCTTGAACAGAGCCGCAACTTTACCAACAAACTCTACAACGCCTCGAAATTCCTGCAGATGAATGTCGAGACCTTTGCCGATCTTGCCGACACCGAAGTGAGTACACCGCTTGGCCGTTACATGCTGAGCCGCTACAATGTCGCTGTCGCCGAAACACGCGAGTTCATCGACGAATACCGCTTCAACGATGCGGCGACAACACTTTACCGCTTTTTGTGGAACGAGTTCTGTGACTGGGGTATCGAACTGAGTAAGGCGAGTAAGGAAAGTATCCCGGAACTCGGTGCTATCTTTAAAGAGTCGATGAAACTGCTTCACCCGTTCATGCCGTTTATGACGGAATACCTCTACCACAGTCTTTCCGGCAGCTCACTCGAAAATGGAGAGTCGATCATGATTACAAAGTACCCGACCAGTACTACAGTACATGATAATAATATCGAAGACCAGTTTGATATCATCATGGACACTATTATTGCAATCCGCCGTGCAAAAGTTCTCGTCGATATGGGTAATCAGCGCATAGAGAAAGCTTTTGTCAAAATTGATCCTTCTGCAGAAAATATGATGGCCCCATTCATAGAAAAATTGGCCAAAGTAGAAACAATTACATTTACGAATGAAAAAGTTCAAGATGCTGTTGGTGATGTTGGAAAGTATGTTGAAGTCTTCATTCCTACTGAGTCCATAGACCTGGAACCGATCATCAACCGTTTAACAAAACAGAGTGAGAAACTTGATAAAGAAATTGCCAAATTGAAAGGCATGCTAAGTAACAAGAAATTTGTTGACAATGCACCTGAGGCAGTTATCGCACAAAATGAAGCTGCATTGGAAGATGCACAATCTAAACAGCAGAAAATCATCGATCAGCTCGATTCACTACAAGGCTAG
- a CDS encoding ATP-dependent helicase encodes MPLSRLNEDQYKAATTPYGQNLIIASAGTGKTSTIVGRIGHLLANGVKPEEILLLTFTNKAAAEMVERVAQYFGKQTAGKIDAGTFHAISYRWLKRFNGKVVLKQQRELKTLFRSVFEKRSFSHLNSESEPYGANYLYDLYSFYQNTEMSEDFETWITKKQPDHRIYALIYADVVDEFEELKLQYGFLNFNDLLIQMRNICEQKELGYKEVLIDEYQDTNALQGSLVDAMKPPSLFCVGDYDQSIYAFNGADIGIIGSFTKKYEEAKVHTLRKNYRSTVPILSLANRVIAHNERIYPKELEVTRQNAAQPPKLLVYDELFDQYHGITEMIKSSSTDREEIAVIFRNNSTADGIEAAMREQGVACRRRGGTSFFDAKEIKAILDIYTLMINENDMMAFIHLFEFAKGIGSAIAKELFIALQNVGSGSLLYGIFSPDTSISNPFEKRKLNQQLGLFDDFLELGSAGRFGAMGFDAKFLKNPVLKHPKLTKDGAKFLFHFTQLLRSIHGLKQPKTIVSKIRTSEFYHGIVDVLSSKRALQADGTIDERQKKESTERIHNKSQILVELTRPYSEHERFLNAMILGSQDLTQGEGVHLLSIHASKGLEYKEVYVIDLMDGRFPNRKLMVRGGSLDEERRLFYVAVTRAKDVLYLSFAKYDKIKKSDFVASQFLYEAGMMQEDEVYKKMLIKEEKRKEKEEAAKAE; translated from the coding sequence TTGCCACTTTCACGTTTAAATGAGGATCAATACAAGGCAGCAACAACGCCATACGGCCAAAATCTCATCATCGCTTCGGCCGGTACAGGCAAGACATCGACGATCGTCGGGCGTATCGGACATCTACTGGCCAACGGGGTGAAACCCGAAGAGATACTGCTGCTGACCTTTACCAACAAGGCGGCCGCCGAAATGGTCGAGCGGGTGGCCCAGTATTTCGGCAAGCAGACCGCCGGCAAGATCGACGCGGGTACCTTCCATGCTATCAGCTATCGATGGCTGAAACGCTTTAACGGCAAGGTGGTATTGAAACAGCAGCGCGAGCTCAAAACCCTTTTTCGCAGTGTCTTTGAAAAGCGCTCTTTCTCGCATCTCAACAGCGAGAGCGAGCCTTACGGGGCAAACTATCTTTATGACCTCTACTCCTTTTATCAAAACACGGAGATGAGCGAGGACTTCGAGACATGGATCACCAAAAAACAGCCCGATCACCGTATTTATGCACTCATCTACGCCGACGTGGTGGATGAGTTTGAAGAGCTGAAGTTGCAGTACGGTTTTTTAAACTTCAACGACCTATTGATCCAGATGCGGAACATATGTGAACAAAAGGAGTTGGGGTACAAAGAGGTACTGATCGACGAGTACCAGGATACCAACGCACTTCAGGGTTCCCTAGTCGATGCGATGAAACCGCCGTCGCTCTTTTGCGTGGGGGATTACGACCAGAGCATCTACGCCTTCAACGGCGCCGATATCGGGATCATCGGCTCGTTTACAAAGAAATACGAAGAGGCGAAGGTGCATACGCTGCGTAAAAACTACCGTTCAACGGTGCCGATCCTTTCACTTGCCAACCGTGTGATTGCGCATAACGAACGTATCTATCCCAAAGAGCTGGAAGTGACGCGCCAGAATGCAGCACAGCCGCCGAAACTTTTGGTCTATGATGAACTCTTTGATCAGTATCACGGCATCACCGAGATGATCAAGAGCTCTTCGACCGACCGGGAAGAGATCGCGGTCATCTTTCGTAATAACTCTACAGCCGACGGGATCGAAGCAGCAATGCGGGAGCAGGGTGTCGCCTGCCGAAGACGCGGCGGTACCAGTTTTTTTGATGCTAAAGAGATCAAAGCTATTTTAGATATCTACACATTGATGATCAATGAAAATGATATGATGGCCTTTATCCATCTTTTTGAATTTGCTAAGGGTATCGGGAGCGCTATTGCCAAAGAACTGTTTATTGCCCTGCAGAATGTGGGCTCGGGATCGCTTCTATACGGGATATTCTCTCCGGATACCAGTATCAGTAACCCGTTTGAAAAACGTAAGCTCAATCAGCAGCTGGGACTCTTTGACGACTTCCTGGAGCTGGGTTCAGCCGGACGATTCGGTGCCATGGGGTTCGATGCGAAGTTTCTTAAAAACCCGGTGCTCAAACATCCCAAACTTACCAAAGACGGGGCAAAGTTCCTCTTCCATTTCACGCAGCTGCTGCGGTCGATCCACGGACTAAAACAGCCAAAAACCATTGTCAGCAAGATCCGCACCTCAGAGTTTTATCACGGCATCGTCGATGTACTGAGTTCCAAACGTGCTCTCCAGGCAGACGGCACTATTGATGAGCGGCAGAAAAAAGAGTCGACAGAGCGCATCCACAATAAATCGCAGATACTGGTGGAGCTGACACGTCCCTATAGTGAACATGAACGGTTTTTAAATGCGATGATACTGGGCTCTCAGGATCTGACCCAAGGGGAGGGTGTGCATCTCTTAAGTATTCATGCTTCAAAAGGTTTGGAGTATAAAGAGGTCTATGTCATCGACCTGATGGACGGGCGTTTTCCAAACCGCAAGCTGATGGTACGCGGCGGCAGTCTGGATGAGGAGCGCCGTCTTTTTTATGTGGCTGTAACACGGGCAAAAGATGTCTTGTACCTCAGTTTTGCCAAATATGACAAGATCAAAAAAAGTGATTTTGTCGCTTCGCAGTTTCTTTATGAAGCGGGCATGATGCAAGAAGACGAAGTTTATAAAAAGATGCTGATCAAAGAAGAGAAGCGTAAAGAGAAAGAAGAAGCGGCTAAAGCAGAGTAG
- a CDS encoding ATPase, T2SS/T4P/T4SS family: MDRVTHDLLAQGHISEEQIERLHRVGVKDDTLLETLTKVGAVSANFVKRFIVEQVRSGHYEIAIIKQYHFLDEQAVMQYLGEVMEIQFLDLDSIDMDYRLADRIPLSQLKRFNAIPIKENDLSVTVAFADPLNIEAQEALQRLFPRKPIEIAVATEKQIQAYLFKIELKDSVKELVVNIRNELNSIGTDQNKDQAQASSILQLIDVILKACIKNRASDIHIEPTENNCTVRGRVDGKLSEIFIFDKDIYPPLASRLKILANLDIAERRKPQDGRFSAQVGDREYDFRFSTLPIMYGESIVMRVLDKEKAMIRLEDAGMDEAGYQKLHNALKMPYGIILVTGPTGSGKTTTLYGALNELRSVEEKVITVEDPVEYRMNLIQQVQVQASVGLSFADALRSILRQDPDKIMIGEIRDQETLEIAIKAALTGHLVISTLHTNDAISAIPRMVDMGIEPYLISGSLVAVQAQRLIRKICPYCKTEDNLPLSVTEQYKKYLPEGTVFYKGAGCRECNGVGYMGREMISEVLPISEELSSMIARSASKDEITEQAVKEGFEQMFANGMKKVVSGATTIEEILRVAKV, from the coding sequence ATGGATAGAGTTACCCATGACTTATTGGCACAAGGGCATATCTCAGAAGAGCAGATTGAACGTCTGCATCGTGTTGGGGTAAAAGATGATACCCTCCTCGAGACACTAACTAAAGTCGGTGCCGTTTCTGCAAACTTTGTTAAACGGTTTATTGTTGAACAGGTCCGTTCGGGACATTATGAGATTGCTATTATCAAGCAGTATCATTTTTTGGATGAACAAGCTGTTATGCAGTATCTCGGTGAAGTGATGGAGATACAATTTCTTGATCTTGACTCTATTGATATGGATTACAGGCTGGCCGACAGGATCCCGTTATCACAATTAAAACGTTTTAATGCTATTCCCATCAAAGAAAATGACCTATCGGTTACAGTTGCATTTGCAGACCCTCTGAATATCGAAGCACAAGAGGCGCTTCAACGCCTTTTTCCACGCAAGCCGATCGAAATTGCAGTCGCTACAGAGAAACAGATTCAGGCTTATCTCTTTAAAATTGAGCTGAAAGACAGTGTTAAAGAACTGGTTGTCAATATCCGGAATGAGTTAAACTCCATCGGGACTGACCAAAATAAAGATCAGGCACAAGCCTCATCCATCTTACAGCTTATAGATGTCATCTTAAAAGCTTGTATCAAAAACCGTGCGAGTGATATCCACATCGAACCTACCGAAAACAACTGTACCGTGCGCGGTCGTGTTGATGGCAAGCTCTCTGAGATATTCATCTTTGACAAAGATATCTATCCGCCACTCGCATCACGTCTGAAGATCCTGGCAAATCTTGATATTGCGGAAAGAAGAAAGCCGCAAGACGGCCGTTTTTCAGCACAAGTAGGTGATAGGGAATACGATTTCCGTTTCTCAACCTTGCCGATTATGTACGGTGAATCAATTGTTATGCGTGTACTCGACAAAGAGAAAGCGATGATACGTCTTGAAGATGCCGGTATGGATGAAGCTGGTTATCAAAAACTCCATAATGCCCTTAAAATGCCATATGGTATTATCCTTGTCACCGGACCGACGGGTAGCGGTAAAACAACGACCCTCTATGGTGCGCTCAACGAGCTGCGCAGTGTTGAAGAAAAAGTTATTACGGTCGAAGACCCTGTGGAATACCGGATGAACCTAATTCAGCAGGTCCAGGTGCAGGCCAGTGTCGGTCTCAGTTTTGCCGATGCGCTACGTTCAATTCTGCGTCAGGATCCGGACAAGATCATGATCGGGGAGATCCGTGACCAGGAGACACTTGAAATTGCTATTAAAGCAGCTTTGACAGGTCACTTGGTTATCTCTACCCTGCATACGAATGATGCCATCAGTGCGATACCGAGGATGGTTGATATGGGTATTGAGCCTTACCTCATCAGCGGTTCACTGGTTGCCGTTCAAGCGCAGCGTCTTATTCGTAAGATTTGTCCTTACTGCAAGACAGAAGATAATCTGCCACTCTCGGTCACAGAACAATATAAAAAATACTTGCCGGAAGGTACTGTTTTTTATAAGGGGGCAGGATGCCGAGAATGCAATGGCGTCGGATACATGGGCCGGGAGATGATCTCGGAGGTTCTGCCTATTTCGGAAGAGCTGTCAAGTATGATTGCGCGCAGTGCTTCGAAAGATGAGATAACAGAGCAAGCGGTCAAAGAGGGTTTTGAACAGATGTTTGCGAATGGTATGAAAAAAGTTGTTAGCGGCGCAACGACTATTGAAGAAATTTTAAGGGTGGCAAAAGTATGA
- a CDS encoding SulP family inorganic anion transporter — protein MFNIANYSSKNIKNDILSGLVVAVALVPEAIAFSFIADVSPIVGLYTAFILGLITALIGGKPGMISGATGSVAVVLVALSLQASTMLSTQGLSGDDLAFGVLQYITLTAVLAGLLQVMAGVFKMGKFIRLVPQPAMYGFVNGLAIVIALAQFKFFEGQGTEMYLLVISTMLIMYFLPKYTKAIPAGLIAIIALTLLVYYGNINTITVGNLTDLSQFKGQLPSFHIPDTVLSLDAIMMVLPYAVIVALVGLIESLLTLSVLDEMSDSRGSGNKECIALGSGNITCGFFGGMPGCAMIGQSIINYTSGGLGRLSGITAAVGLMLLVATLTDLLNVIPVAVLVGIMFMVSIGTFEWSSASHIKHMPKSDAFVMIVVTVITIFSDLAVAVISGVIISALVFAWKHARIFSKTNVEADGTKVYELDGPLFFGSVTSFMDTFTIDQDPPRVVIDFNNARVMDSSGIEAVDTLTKKYEEAGKNLTLRHLSKDCKTLMKNAGPHCTFEENDPTYKVAVNY, from the coding sequence TTGTTCAATATCGCCAACTACTCCTCCAAAAATATCAAAAACGATATCCTTTCCGGGCTTGTCGTCGCCGTTGCCCTCGTTCCCGAAGCGATCGCCTTCTCGTTCATCGCCGACGTCAGCCCGATTGTCGGTCTCTACACCGCCTTCATCCTGGGTCTCATCACCGCGCTGATCGGCGGTAAACCGGGGATGATCTCGGGGGCGACAGGCTCCGTTGCCGTTGTACTCGTCGCGCTCAGCCTTCAGGCCAGTACCATGCTGAGCACGCAGGGGCTTAGCGGCGATGACCTCGCCTTTGGCGTGCTGCAGTATATCACCCTTACGGCCGTTCTTGCCGGCCTGCTGCAGGTCATGGCGGGTGTTTTCAAAATGGGCAAATTCATCCGCCTCGTTCCCCAGCCGGCGATGTACGGTTTTGTCAACGGTCTTGCCATTGTTATCGCTTTGGCACAGTTCAAGTTCTTTGAGGGCCAGGGCACCGAGATGTACCTGCTGGTCATCTCGACCATGCTGATCATGTACTTCCTGCCGAAGTACACCAAGGCTATCCCGGCCGGTCTGATTGCCATCATCGCACTTACCCTGCTGGTCTACTACGGTAACATCAACACCATCACCGTCGGCAACCTCACAGACCTGAGCCAGTTCAAGGGCCAGCTACCCTCTTTCCACATTCCGGACACAGTCTTGAGCCTCGACGCCATCATGATGGTACTTCCGTACGCCGTTATCGTCGCACTGGTCGGGCTTATCGAATCGCTTCTGACTCTCTCCGTGCTTGACGAGATGAGTGACTCCCGCGGTTCCGGCAATAAGGAGTGTATCGCACTGGGCAGCGGGAACATCACCTGCGGTTTTTTCGGCGGTATGCCGGGGTGTGCGATGATCGGCCAGTCCATCATCAACTACACCTCAGGCGGTCTCGGACGTCTCTCCGGCATTACGGCCGCCGTCGGCCTGATGCTGCTCGTCGCAACACTGACTGATCTGCTCAATGTCATCCCCGTTGCCGTTCTGGTCGGGATCATGTTCATGGTGAGCATCGGGACCTTTGAATGGAGCAGCGCCAGCCATATTAAACACATGCCAAAAAGTGACGCTTTTGTCATGATTGTCGTCACGGTCATTACCATCTTTTCCGACCTCGCCGTCGCCGTTATCTCAGGCGTTATCATCTCGGCATTGGTCTTTGCCTGGAAACATGCCCGTATCTTCTCGAAGACAAACGTCGAAGCGGACGGTACCAAGGTCTACGAACTTGACGGTCCCCTCTTCTTCGGTTCGGTGACCAGTTTCATGGACACCTTCACCATCGACCAGGATCCGCCGCGCGTCGTTATCGATTTTAATAACGCACGCGTGATGGACTCTTCGGGCATCGAAGCAGTCGACACCCTGACTAAAAAATACGAAGAAGCCGGCAAGAACCTTACTCTCCGACACCTTTCAAAAGATTGCAAGACCCTGATGAAAAATGCAGGACCGCACTGCACCTTCGAAGAGAATGACCCGACCTATAAAGTAGCGGTGAACTACTGA